The Faecalibacter sp. LW9 genome has a segment encoding these proteins:
- the pdeM gene encoding ligase-associated DNA damage response endonuclease PdeM, giving the protein MVNFFEWKHNHTKLHFLPQKLVHLPDHQTLVIADWHLGKITHFRKNGAFLPPVNNLKQIHEIQGLIAQLQIKTVILLGDVFHSKLNSDWFDFIEFLQINHHIQFILTKGNHDILPKAFYQIENLEVVKSYPIDEVIFSHEKIKIAPHQVNVIGHHHPGISIRGRARQHFKLPCFYFENQTLIIPAYGEHTGLFLYQKTEENRIYPIFGDEIIEYNP; this is encoded by the coding sequence ATGGTTAATTTTTTTGAATGGAAACACAACCACACTAAACTACACTTTCTTCCACAAAAATTAGTACATCTACCCGATCACCAGACGTTGGTGATTGCCGATTGGCATTTGGGAAAAATTACGCATTTTCGTAAAAATGGTGCGTTTTTGCCGCCTGTCAATAACTTAAAACAAATCCACGAAATACAAGGTCTGATAGCACAACTTCAAATCAAAACCGTGATTTTATTAGGTGATGTTTTTCATAGCAAATTGAATTCGGATTGGTTTGATTTCATTGAATTTTTACAAATCAATCATCACATTCAATTTATCCTAACCAAAGGCAATCATGATATTTTACCGAAAGCTTTCTATCAAATTGAAAATTTGGAAGTCGTAAAATCCTACCCAATCGATGAAGTTATTTTTTCGCACGAAAAAATTAAAATTGCTCCCCATCAAGTGAATGTCATTGGCCATCATCATCCTGGAATTTCGATCAGAGGACGTGCCCGACAACATTTCAAATTGCCTTGTTTTTACTTCGAAAATCAAACTTTAATTATTCCAGCTTACGGCGAACATACAGGATTATTCTTGTATCAAAAAACGGAAGAAAATCGCATCTACCCTATTTTTGGTGACGAAATCATCGAATATAATCCGTAA
- a CDS encoding dipeptidyl-peptidase 3 family protein, translating to MKKTIVLGSIALTSLLASCATQKIDSKSTNVETTTNEFKPQYYSEYTLTTDLSHLSANEKEIVKLMIKAADIMDDLFWQQTYGAKIDITDAVKGAELDYVKINYGPWDRLDNDKPFLPGVGPKPAGAMFYPHDMTAEEFEAANLADGKSNYTLVKRNRDGKLYTIPYHVNYKNQLQNAAGYLVKASELAEDAGLKKYLQLRAAALLNDDFYPSDLAWMDMKNSNLDIVIGPIETYEDQLFGYKASYSSYVLVKDVEWSNKLAKFVQYLPELQQNLPVDAQYKAEKPGTDSDLNAYDVIYYAGDCNAGGKTIAINLPNDERVQLEKGTRRLQLKNAMQAKFDQILVPIANVMIDESQQKNIKFDAFFSNVMFHEVAHGLGIKNTINGKGSVREALKETQSALEEGKADILGLYMVNQLLKKGELEGTQEDYFVTFLAGILRSVRFGASSAHGQANMICFNYFAEKGAFEKTANGRYKVNVAKMEQAMNGLSELILTLQGNGDYEGVKSLMATKGKIGADLQNDLDKINAYNVPVDIKFKQGLEVLGL from the coding sequence ATGAAAAAAACAATCGTATTGGGTTCGATTGCTTTAACTAGTTTATTAGCATCTTGTGCAACTCAAAAAATAGATTCAAAATCTACGAATGTGGAAACAACAACAAACGAATTTAAACCGCAATATTACTCTGAATATACATTAACAACCGATTTATCGCATTTATCAGCCAACGAAAAAGAAATCGTTAAATTAATGATCAAAGCCGCTGATATTATGGATGATTTGTTTTGGCAACAAACTTATGGAGCTAAAATCGATATTACCGATGCGGTGAAAGGAGCAGAATTGGATTATGTCAAAATCAATTACGGACCTTGGGATCGTTTGGATAATGACAAACCTTTTTTACCAGGAGTTGGACCAAAACCAGCAGGTGCTATGTTCTATCCACACGATATGACGGCTGAAGAATTTGAAGCTGCGAACTTAGCGGATGGAAAATCGAATTATACGTTAGTAAAACGTAATCGTGATGGGAAATTATATACGATTCCTTACCACGTGAATTACAAAAATCAATTACAAAATGCAGCCGGTTATTTGGTGAAAGCTTCTGAATTAGCAGAAGATGCAGGTTTGAAAAAATATTTACAATTGCGCGCAGCTGCTTTATTGAATGATGATTTCTATCCAAGTGATTTAGCGTGGATGGATATGAAAAATTCAAATTTAGACATCGTCATTGGACCAATTGAAACGTATGAAGATCAATTATTTGGTTACAAAGCTTCTTATTCATCTTATGTTTTGGTAAAAGATGTTGAATGGTCGAATAAATTGGCAAAATTCGTTCAGTATTTACCCGAATTACAACAAAATTTACCGGTTGATGCCCAATACAAAGCGGAAAAACCAGGAACAGATTCTGATTTAAATGCCTATGATGTGATTTATTACGCGGGAGATTGTAATGCCGGTGGAAAAACAATTGCGATCAACTTACCGAATGATGAACGTGTTCAGTTAGAAAAAGGAACGCGCCGTTTACAGTTGAAAAATGCTATGCAAGCGAAATTTGATCAAATTTTAGTGCCAATTGCCAATGTTATGATTGATGAATCGCAACAAAAGAACATCAAGTTTGATGCATTTTTCTCGAATGTGATGTTCCATGAAGTAGCACATGGATTAGGTATTAAAAATACCATCAACGGAAAAGGTTCAGTTCGTGAAGCATTAAAAGAAACGCAATCAGCTTTAGAAGAAGGGAAAGCGGATATTTTAGGCTTATACATGGTGAACCAATTGTTGAAGAAAGGCGAATTAGAAGGAACACAAGAAGATTATTTTGTGACATTCTTAGCTGGAATTTTACGTTCGGTTCGTTTTGGCGCAAGTTCAGCACACGGACAAGCAAATATGATTTGTTTCAATTACTTTGCGGAGAAAGGTGCCTTTGAAAAAACAGCCAATGGACGTTACAAAGTCAATGTAGCGAAAATGGAACAAGCCATGAACGGACTTTCTGAATTGATCTTAACATTACAAGGAAACGGAGATTACGAAGGCGTGAAATCTTTAATGGCGACAAAAGGAAAAATTGGAGCGGATTTACAAAATGATTTGGATAAAATCAATGCATACAACGTTCCGGTCGACATTAAATTCAAACAAGGATTAGAAGTTTTAGGATTGTAA
- a CDS encoding outer membrane beta-barrel protein, producing the protein MKKILFTIALCTFGFVNAQTEKGSWVVGGSTTIGFNSVGTKVKADGDSYDGPKVSTFNFTPSVGYFVMDKLAVGLDLGYTSITTKDSDGEFYEDEKVTNSVFTVLPTATYYFNSGTKIMPYVGAGVGYGSNKTKVDSYSYTVDGFTWKAKGGIAYLITDKVAVDLGVSFNQFSNKEEEYGYEYKNIINTFGVGAGLSIFL; encoded by the coding sequence ATGAAAAAAATATTATTTACAATTGCTTTATGTACATTCGGATTTGTGAATGCTCAAACAGAAAAAGGATCTTGGGTTGTTGGTGGATCAACAACAATTGGTTTTAACAGTGTTGGTACTAAAGTGAAAGCAGATGGAGATTCTTATGATGGACCAAAAGTTAGTACATTTAATTTTACTCCTTCTGTTGGTTATTTCGTTATGGATAAATTAGCAGTAGGTTTAGATTTAGGTTATACATCTATTACAACAAAAGATTCTGATGGAGAATTTTATGAGGATGAGAAAGTAACGAATTCTGTTTTTACTGTTTTACCGACAGCAACGTATTATTTTAATTCAGGTACTAAAATTATGCCTTACGTTGGAGCTGGCGTTGGTTATGGATCTAATAAAACAAAAGTTGATAGCTATTCTTACACGGTAGATGGATTTACGTGGAAAGCGAAAGGTGGTATTGCATATTTAATTACAGATAAAGTAGCTGTTGATTTAGGTGTTTCATTCAATCAATTCTCTAATAAAGAGGAAGAATATGGATATGAATACAAAAACATCATTAATACTTTTGGTGTTGGAGCAGGATTGAGCATCTTCTTATAA
- a CDS encoding IS982 family transposase, giving the protein MNNLNANYERILEVLRKISKDNLLSYQRRALKLKDLELISLALTAEFMGIDSENHLFRQIPETIKCRIHRSVYNRRKRRLADNINDLRMKIARIFNEFEKYFIVDSMPVEVCKLSRSGTSKICKDAQYCFPNRGFCASQQMHFYGYKLHAVCSVSGVFQSIDLTPASVHDIHYLKDIGEELSDCTLLADKGYLSSEVQIDLFNHANIELETPKRINQKDYKPQFYLFKKQRKRIETLFSQLCDQFMIRRNYAKTFEGFKTRILTKITALTVVQYINKTYFNRNINHLKTSII; this is encoded by the coding sequence ATGAACAACTTAAATGCAAATTACGAAAGAATTTTGGAAGTATTGAGAAAAATATCAAAAGATAATCTTTTGTCTTATCAAAGACGAGCTCTTAAATTGAAGGATTTGGAATTGATAAGTCTTGCATTAACTGCTGAGTTTATGGGCATTGACAGCGAAAATCATCTTTTTCGTCAAATCCCAGAAACGATAAAATGCAGGATACATCGAAGTGTTTATAATCGCCGTAAACGTAGATTGGCTGACAATATCAATGATTTACGAATGAAAATAGCCAGAATCTTTAATGAATTTGAGAAATATTTCATTGTTGACAGTATGCCTGTCGAAGTTTGTAAACTTTCCAGGAGTGGCACTTCTAAAATCTGTAAAGATGCTCAGTATTGCTTTCCCAACAGAGGTTTTTGTGCCTCTCAACAAATGCATTTTTATGGCTACAAACTTCATGCGGTATGCTCTGTAAGTGGTGTTTTCCAAAGCATAGATTTGACTCCGGCTTCTGTGCACGATATCCATTATTTAAAGGACATCGGAGAGGAATTATCGGATTGTACATTGCTCGCAGATAAAGGATATTTGTCCTCTGAGGTACAGATTGATTTGTTCAATCATGCAAACATAGAACTGGAAACACCCAAAAGAATCAATCAAAAGGATTATAAACCACAGTTTTATTTGTTCAAAAAACAGCGAAAGAGAATTGAGACATTATTCTCACAACTGTGTGACCAGTTTATGATTAGACGCAATTATGCCAAAACTTTTGAAGGTTTCAAAACTAGAATACTAACTAAAATAACAGCTCTAACAGTTGTGCAGTATATCAACAAAACTTATTTCAATAGAAATATTAATCATTTAAAAACTTCAATTATTTAA
- a CDS encoding transposase, whose product MHLERNKSDKKDAKRIYEYGCDREPEKYTMPDSSYFECRSLNNSIHDLTKEITKFSNQIHSLKKCPFNAKKIEKSFLKIIKFLKEEKSKLELELHTKLVEWDEETLHLISSVKGIGKRSAAEIMVYTQSFKDMESYKQLISYAGLSPTEYRSGSSIRGRVRICKQGGKQLRNMLYMCALNAKKSNGYCRALYDRLVEKGKNKKAALIAVCNKLLKLVFGVVKNKTFYHENFVVKID is encoded by the coding sequence ATGCATTTAGAACGTAATAAATCGGATAAAAAAGATGCGAAAAGGATTTATGAATATGGCTGTGATCGTGAACCAGAAAAATACACAATGCCCGATTCATCGTACTTTGAATGTCGCTCGTTAAATAATTCGATCCATGATTTAACCAAGGAAATCACAAAATTTAGTAATCAAATTCATAGTCTAAAGAAGTGTCCATTTAATGCAAAAAAGATAGAAAAAAGCTTCCTTAAGATCATCAAATTCTTAAAAGAAGAGAAGTCGAAATTAGAGCTTGAATTGCATACCAAATTGGTAGAATGGGATGAAGAAACACTCCACTTAATAAGCAGTGTGAAAGGAATAGGAAAGCGATCAGCAGCAGAAATAATGGTTTATACGCAAAGTTTTAAAGACATGGAATCCTATAAACAATTAATCTCTTATGCAGGATTAAGTCCGACCGAATATCGAAGTGGAAGTAGTATTCGAGGTCGAGTACGAATATGTAAACAAGGAGGTAAACAACTAAGAAATATGTTGTATATGTGTGCCTTGAATGCTAAGAAAAGTAATGGTTATTGTCGTGCATTATATGATCGATTAGTAGAGAAAGGAAAGAACAAAAAAGCAGCGTTAATCGCAGTGTGCAATAAGCTGCTTAAATTAGTATTTGGAGTGGTAAAAAATAAAACATTTTACCATGAAAATTTTGTTGTAAAAATTGATTAA
- a CDS encoding IS110 family transposase — MNEKINYCGIDVSNETLDLYFKNKEGIEQHLQVSNTLTGFRKLLKEAGNNTHFVMEATGVYHLNLIFFLNEKNVVLVL, encoded by the coding sequence ATGAATGAAAAAATCAACTATTGTGGTATTGATGTATCAAATGAAACGTTAGATCTTTATTTTAAAAATAAGGAAGGAATAGAACAACATTTACAAGTTTCCAATACGTTAACTGGATTTAGAAAACTTCTAAAAGAAGCAGGAAATAATACACATTTCGTAATGGAAGCAACAGGAGTTTATCATTTGAATTTAATATTCTTTTTGAATGAAAAAAATGTTGTTTTAGTGTTGTAA
- a CDS encoding TlpA family protein disulfide reductase: MKKIVKILKNNTSNLIFVTFAIILLFSTDAKAFLQQGLMKMGLFQPDLEKVEIPPTNKNYLNFQLINDQGEVISLADLKGKVVFLNFWATWCPPCIAEMPSIQVLHDKFKVDDEVMILTLEVEGKKEKTHQFMQRKKLNLPVYYPHSAIPSELFKGSLPTTIILDKEGNIAYTTFGMADYSGQDIVDFLNEIKAMH; the protein is encoded by the coding sequence ATGAAAAAAATTGTGAAAATCTTAAAAAATAATACATCCAATTTAATTTTTGTAACTTTTGCAATCATCTTACTCTTTTCGACTGATGCAAAAGCTTTTCTTCAACAAGGTTTAATGAAAATGGGGCTTTTTCAACCTGATTTAGAAAAAGTAGAAATTCCACCAACGAATAAAAATTACCTGAATTTTCAACTGATAAATGATCAAGGTGAAGTTATTTCTTTGGCTGATTTAAAAGGAAAAGTCGTATTCTTAAATTTTTGGGCTACGTGGTGTCCGCCTTGTATTGCAGAAATGCCATCCATTCAGGTGTTACACGACAAGTTTAAAGTCGATGATGAAGTGATGATTTTAACTTTAGAAGTTGAAGGTAAAAAAGAGAAAACGCATCAATTTATGCAGCGTAAAAAATTGAATTTGCCCGTCTATTATCCGCATTCTGCAATTCCTTCAGAATTGTTTAAAGGCAGTCTACCCACAACGATTATCTTGGATAAAGAAGGAAATATAGCGTATACCACTTTTGGTATGGCCGATTATTCAGGGCAAGACATCGTTGATTTTCTAAATGAAATCAAGGCAATGCATTAA
- a CDS encoding TQO small subunit DoxD: protein MKNLNQHYQSAGLFTLAIRLVIGWTYFSAFWRRLILDNKLIPNEAGYIGEKFNHFLPHALGIKPLIEHLVLHPDQLQFAMVSFTIVEAIVGLFIILGLFTRLMSIGIFGLAMGILLGSGWIGTTCLDEWQIGVLGIASGFALFLTGSGYYSLDHYFLNKNPQLIDSKAFKWLGSGLLPEIITKRVVLVGALFIFGLTLYTNQYFHGGVYGTLHNKSVKPKVELSNVVLTSSAVTFEVYRTEGADVYGSFLIGIQLLDEKNQILEERNGVDLAQFPLKNIHNHYVAKIKPGKHSLIIPLGAKADLTVNSNKAKLVKTIRLIDISGIVWEHQINH from the coding sequence ATGAAAAATTTAAATCAACATTATCAATCGGCTGGTTTGTTCACGCTAGCGATACGATTAGTAATCGGCTGGACTTATTTTTCGGCATTTTGGCGCCGATTAATTTTAGACAATAAATTAATCCCTAACGAAGCAGGTTATATCGGGGAGAAATTCAATCATTTTTTACCCCATGCTTTAGGTATAAAACCATTGATTGAGCACCTGGTATTGCATCCCGATCAACTGCAATTTGCAATGGTTTCTTTTACCATCGTGGAAGCTATCGTTGGACTATTCATTATACTCGGCCTTTTTACCCGTTTAATGAGTATTGGAATTTTCGGATTAGCGATGGGAATTTTATTGGGTTCAGGATGGATTGGTACTACTTGTTTAGACGAATGGCAAATTGGTGTTCTTGGAATCGCTTCAGGATTTGCGTTATTTCTTACCGGAAGTGGTTATTATTCATTGGATCACTATTTCTTGAATAAAAATCCACAGCTCATCGATTCAAAAGCATTCAAATGGTTAGGTTCAGGCCTTTTACCTGAAATCATTACCAAAAGAGTTGTATTAGTTGGAGCATTATTCATTTTTGGATTAACGCTTTACACCAATCAATATTTTCATGGAGGTGTTTATGGAACATTACACAACAAATCTGTAAAACCTAAAGTAGAACTATCTAATGTTGTCCTAACGTCTTCTGCGGTGACGTTTGAAGTTTATCGAACGGAAGGTGCTGATGTTTATGGTTCGTTTTTGATTGGAATACAATTATTGGACGAGAAAAATCAAATCCTCGAAGAACGAAATGGAGTAGATTTAGCTCAATTTCCATTAAAAAATATCCATAACCATTATGTGGCTAAAATTAAACCAGGAAAACACAGCTTAATCATTCCATTAGGTGCAAAAGCCGATCTTACGGTGAATTCGAATAAAGCAAAATTGGTCAAAACAATTCGTTTAATCGATATCAGTGGTATCGTATGGGAACATCAAATCAATCATTAA
- a CDS encoding sulfite exporter TauE/SafE family protein: MSTTIGYVITVLVGITLGLMGSGGSILTVPNLVYLFDLNPLQATSYSLFIIGITSIIGSYPKIKNKLVNYRITIIFGIPSMLSMFATRRFLMPQLPAQLQIPFVGVVEKDLMLMIAFAVVMLLAAYSMITNKQEDCIDCGKKMEKNTKLLVIQGAIIGMISGIFGAGGGFLIIPGLVVLAKVPMKNAVATSLFLVAINSFVGFGSDYQQFSSFNWNLLGILTGLSVIGIIIGNYLSKFISSTQLKPIFGYFILVIAGLILIQELIY, from the coding sequence ATGTCAACAACTATAGGTTATGTCATCACCGTTTTAGTGGGAATAACATTAGGATTAATGGGAAGTGGTGGATCAATTTTAACGGTACCTAATTTAGTTTATCTTTTTGATCTTAATCCGTTACAAGCTACTTCATATTCTTTGTTTATTATTGGAATTACTTCGATAATAGGGAGTTATCCTAAGATTAAAAATAAATTAGTAAACTATCGCATCACCATTATTTTTGGAATACCATCCATGCTTTCGATGTTTGCTACAAGACGCTTTTTGATGCCACAACTTCCGGCTCAACTTCAAATCCCATTTGTCGGAGTTGTTGAAAAGGATCTGATGTTGATGATTGCATTTGCAGTGGTGATGTTATTAGCCGCTTACAGTATGATTACGAATAAACAAGAAGATTGTATTGATTGTGGAAAAAAAATGGAGAAAAACACCAAATTATTGGTGATTCAAGGTGCAATAATAGGAATGATTTCAGGAATATTTGGTGCTGGAGGCGGATTTTTAATTATACCAGGTTTAGTAGTTTTAGCCAAAGTACCAATGAAAAATGCTGTTGCCACGTCGTTATTTTTAGTCGCAATCAATTCATTTGTAGGTTTTGGAAGTGATTATCAACAATTTTCGTCATTCAATTGGAATCTATTGGGCATTTTAACGGGATTATCTGTCATAGGAATTATCATTGGGAATTATCTTTCAAAATTCATATCTTCGACTCAATTAAAACCAATTTTTGGTTATTTTATTTTAGTAATCGCAGGTTTAATCTTAATACAAGAACTTATCTATTAA
- a CDS encoding YeeE/YedE family protein, which translates to MRSIIYILLGTIFGITMYKAETASWFRIYEMFNFQSFHMYGFIGSALVVGLIGTQLLKKNKANDIDGKPIVISPKTKSIPRYLIGGTLFGLGWALVGACPGPIFVLVGAGVFPMLIVVASAILGTFLYGALKDKLPH; encoded by the coding sequence ATGAGAAGTATAATTTATATCCTTTTAGGAACAATTTTCGGAATTACAATGTATAAAGCTGAAACAGCTTCTTGGTTTAGAATTTATGAAATGTTTAATTTTCAATCTTTCCATATGTATGGATTTATTGGTTCTGCATTAGTTGTAGGTTTAATCGGAACACAATTATTGAAAAAAAATAAAGCAAACGATATTGATGGAAAACCTATAGTGATTTCACCTAAAACGAAATCCATCCCACGCTATTTAATTGGAGGTACTTTATTTGGATTAGGTTGGGCTTTAGTTGGTGCTTGTCCAGGTCCAATCTTTGTATTGGTAGGTGCAGGAGTTTTCCCCATGTTAATTGTTGTTGCTAGCGCAATTTTAGGAACTTTTTTATATGGTGCTTTAAAAGATAAATTACCTCATTAA
- a CDS encoding YeeE/YedE family protein encodes MEFILQPWPWYIGGPLIAIIMLLLIYLGKSFGFSSNFRTICAAMGAGKSCDFFAFNWKAQKWNLLFLVGAVLGGFIAAHVLSDHQIPAISEQTIQQLNELGFSSAGKAYSPIEIFEHLTAKNIVLLIVGGLLVGFGTRYAGGCTSGHAISGLSDLQISSLIAVIGFFIGGLIMTHLLFPLIF; translated from the coding sequence ATGGAATTTATATTACAACCCTGGCCATGGTATATTGGCGGACCTTTAATTGCAATAATTATGTTATTGTTAATTTATTTAGGAAAAAGTTTTGGATTCTCTTCCAACTTTAGAACGATATGTGCAGCAATGGGTGCGGGAAAATCGTGTGATTTTTTTGCCTTTAATTGGAAAGCACAAAAATGGAATTTATTATTCCTTGTAGGAGCTGTTTTGGGTGGATTTATTGCGGCACATGTATTATCCGATCATCAAATCCCTGCGATTTCAGAACAAACGATTCAGCAATTAAATGAATTAGGCTTTAGTAGCGCTGGTAAAGCCTATTCTCCAATAGAAATTTTTGAACATCTAACTGCAAAAAATATTGTGTTATTAATCGTTGGTGGATTATTGGTTGGATTTGGAACACGATATGCTGGTGGATGTACATCTGGTCATGCAATTTCAGGATTAAGTGACTTACAGATTTCATCATTAATCGCTGTCATCGGATTTTTTATTGGTGGATTAATTATGACACACCTATTATTCCCTTTAATTTTTTAG
- a CDS encoding thioredoxin family protein, which produces MMIDRIRQEKPILIDFYTSTCSICSVLDISLDEVKKEFGDQLDVVKINVDEDKINTIHFDASYQIKGVPTLMLFQNNQLIWKYYGVLFPEDLKKKIKEYIN; this is translated from the coding sequence ATGATGATCGATCGAATAAGACAGGAAAAACCAATACTTATTGATTTTTACACTTCAACTTGTAGTATTTGCTCAGTTTTGGATATTTCATTGGATGAAGTTAAAAAAGAATTTGGTGATCAATTAGATGTTGTAAAAATTAATGTAGATGAAGATAAAATCAATACGATTCATTTTGATGCCAGCTATCAAATAAAGGGTGTACCTACGTTAATGCTATTTCAGAACAATCAATTGATTTGGAAATATTATGGGGTTTTATTCCCTGAAGATTTAAAGAAAAAAATTAAAGAATATATAAACTAA
- a CDS encoding MBL fold metallo-hydrolase, whose translation MPFQLKKLNLYFFGLLILLTSVVKAQEVIFERIFDETLAQASYIIANREKEAIVIDPKRDIDTYINYANQNGLKIKYVTETHIHADYLSGAQELAHAVKADLLLSAEGGKDWEYQFPHYPLKHQQIISLGDIQIEVMHTPGHTPESLTFLVKDNKQKLLPIRAITGDFIFVGDVGRPDLLEKAAGQIGSQYEGAYQLFESLKRFIKLPKETEIWPGHGAGSFCGKSLSTIPQSTLEQEMATNPAFQLLENKEAFTKYILDGQPEPPQYFAFMKQWNKQMRPLKIMKPNIPLLTNEELKKAIQHNVIIIDTRKKEEVAKGFIPGSLHIEGGKSFATFVGSLVNLQEQIILIAEAQQMDDLTRKLMRIGMDNLYGYVQDVQQFEGLKTSQIIQADEVQQYLKYTNVQTIDVRTETEYADGHIKGFENIPLNTLEKNSGKIRKDIPVIIHCQSGARSAMAYSILEKLGYTNILNYSGSINDWKSKNLPLVQ comes from the coding sequence ATGCCATTTCAATTAAAAAAATTAAACCTCTACTTCTTTGGATTATTAATCTTATTAACTTCAGTAGTTAAAGCACAAGAAGTCATTTTTGAACGAATATTTGATGAAACACTTGCGCAAGCGAGTTACATCATTGCCAATCGAGAAAAGGAAGCTATTGTTATTGATCCGAAACGTGATATTGATACGTATATCAATTATGCAAACCAAAATGGTTTAAAAATTAAATATGTCACTGAGACGCATATACACGCAGATTATTTAAGTGGAGCACAAGAACTAGCTCATGCTGTAAAAGCTGATTTATTGTTATCGGCAGAAGGGGGGAAAGATTGGGAATATCAATTTCCACATTACCCATTAAAACATCAACAAATTATTTCATTAGGAGATATTCAAATCGAAGTGATGCATACCCCAGGTCATACACCTGAAAGTTTAACTTTTTTAGTTAAAGACAATAAACAAAAATTATTACCGATTAGAGCCATAACGGGGGATTTTATTTTTGTAGGTGATGTAGGTCGACCAGATTTATTGGAAAAAGCTGCTGGGCAAATTGGAAGTCAATATGAAGGGGCGTATCAATTGTTTGAATCTTTAAAACGATTTATAAAACTTCCAAAAGAAACTGAGATTTGGCCAGGCCATGGAGCGGGATCATTTTGTGGTAAAAGTTTAAGCACCATTCCACAATCGACATTAGAACAAGAAATGGCTACGAATCCAGCTTTTCAACTATTAGAAAATAAAGAAGCATTTACAAAATACATTTTAGATGGACAACCTGAGCCACCACAGTATTTTGCTTTCATGAAACAATGGAATAAACAAATGCGTCCATTAAAAATCATGAAACCAAACATTCCATTGTTGACGAATGAAGAATTGAAAAAAGCCATTCAACATAATGTCATCATCATTGATACTCGAAAAAAGGAAGAAGTTGCTAAAGGGTTTATTCCAGGAAGCTTACACATCGAAGGTGGAAAATCTTTCGCCACATTTGTGGGGTCATTGGTAAATCTACAAGAACAAATTATTTTAATCGCTGAAGCGCAACAAATGGATGATTTGACGCGTAAGTTAATGCGTATCGGAATGGATAATCTTTATGGTTATGTGCAAGATGTCCAACAATTTGAAGGATTAAAAACATCCCAAATTATTCAAGCTGATGAGGTTCAGCAATATCTGAAATATACCAATGTGCAAACCATTGATGTACGTACGGAAACTGAATATGCTGATGGGCATATCAAAGGATTTGAAAATATTCCGTTAAATACATTAGAAAAAAATAGTGGGAAAATTAGAAAAGATATTCCCGTTATCATTCATTGTCAAAGTGGTGCACGTAGTGCGATGGCATATTCGATTTTAGAAAAATTAGGCTATACCAATATTCTAAATTACAGCGGAAGTATCAACGATTGGAAAAGCAAAAATTTACCTTTAGTACAATAA
- a CDS encoding rhodanese-like domain-containing protein: MFQKIINMLSGYNKDELVSYIKNNAFLVDVRTPEEFAEGHVSGSTNIPLDQVENQLEKFKNHSEIVVFCRSGNRSGQAKVILENNGFIHVLNGGTWQNVNDVKAAIQL, encoded by the coding sequence ATGTTTCAAAAAATAATTAATATGTTATCAGGATATAATAAAGATGAGTTAGTGTCTTATATAAAGAATAATGCATTTTTAGTCGATGTACGTACGCCGGAAGAATTTGCGGAAGGTCATGTATCAGGGTCTACCAATATCCCTTTAGACCAAGTGGAAAATCAATTAGAAAAATTTAAAAATCATTCTGAAATTGTTGTTTTCTGTAGAAGTGGAAATAGAAGTGGACAAGCAAAAGTGATCTTAGAAAACAATGGTTTTATCCATGTGTTAAATGGTGGTACGTGGCAAAATGTTAATGATGTAAAAGCCGCGATTCAACTGTAG